The Leishmania mexicana MHOM/GT/2001/U1103 complete genome, chromosome 32 genome has a window encoding:
- the LMXM32.2905:exon:5 gene encoding conserved hypothetical protein, whose protein sequence is MPSWTAAKPVPNWPVEQETQASGVTKPAGASPAPEARKISANGNAFVSAAPANAGAKPAIAYRAFPGSGGVRGPAVNIIPGLRPPQLQQPKGNAMMMDSGYGNSMYRPSNMRGYASMCDFGGMSSTQPPGFMYGNRNGMASGSGSMGGGQDGMGGYGSMAGGVSIYGGMGCKSMVSLYGMGGSMNWMYGMGGNPIGSLYGMDGPVGFMYGMGCPTGSMYGMGGMGYMMARSMSFSSYGGQSIYGSIGGNSLMKIGDSAYSIGGMWSTEPGSQVRRHPDCDMPTVAKALQDDDETRRCLVPTTATMQRGADNQLPMKGAATAATNGAKAAEEYEKVASGDKSKLEGDDHVDERVKQETKSRARSSPPAVLNSEVSAAKANEDKDGVTFRNGIRGIVIVENAKSTTVMVERAETGYKVSLKLASGEPAECKVSEVMEGADADMSKSAVLNTVSTHLLSGHNVALIAVDREEKMSAAVENAIVTFYAGSLGKLVGDHEWRATFSAAAISGATNYRDLQDDKATAALPKAIALGSNPICGACIMDLKKVMMKDVETVAVHVKGVLAKKTHPRETVLMQAILRIRMEKDLFICSMNAYVVRDSETAEALAILDDRRVPVPVLRPAIGGSTCTTAVMFLSGAAPAAAEAEAMRIMGTLCAKESSPPRSGNVQCFIEYADEQIKKIGEMENLSSAEKDRCARMVKRMRTMASDARELIGNMEMEPSVYPIHSKSSAPSVAALAAADKESNAKEAAALTEAAKTGDIAANRKPKQAAVPDGKAPTAEKHALHSKADAATPAAPASPFNSIHRLAYLQDAIAPSIGKVVQVIVDGGMKAYDVDECIERPAGANVHAVGESNELRRMAALVAAGFNVALLGAEFTEPTRPGAQMTWQYVRLLLTLVLKSAEPETATEATLHMSVVHEREVLADLGSGDTARHSLVVAMSPLFGPVVQGSTGVKASTPEELEEVMSKTLANAKPALKDGAMIVMTAVVRQNRHDDVMVGSVFAVSSADLRPYKSILEHNPSYCRTLFSYALGGPSSTGVLITASRKMNAPELANAFSMQRNVAHVGVPASRRGSVREFIQYARGSLERQKKKVAAETEPAEKEAAEKSLCRLAESLRDHEELLANPKTAEVKAYPPESVAGVALSPTARECPGRAATPPELQQFLERGAELQREEAQKGTARVTPDADRAPQPQEAKSEKLQSLQAHQTEEPKLQKEELRKPQPAEEQQTPQQGNAFKEEPQEAVQDDNTQAVQILAVITEDICSGLQVKEGWSVESSGEQLIVTDVQGPHSFLVDEVVVRQNRGSPIDSTVLEELRHRFLQGNNVALLTTEARGSMASLEMVDRTVRRILGKMPPSNSLFMSLCALKEKENAVLDTLTDGGEFQTVELNASPLFGPSMAGANFVKVSMVEQFSKLMGGGLRKCGQSRACVVLQLVQVEIREEQQDVNVSSLLALMCPGDTSIYRHALDQPVREHGLLSLVFSGSCYTVFAVGLTRQPIDEGCLILPRLGQAFKGSVRNFKPRGGSVKRFIEHTNRVVAYMQQNCERTTSDEEKAKMQGYIDAVKFILEQSEAYLADPVNKMPPSFPDVRERRKR, encoded by the coding sequence ATGCCCTCCTGGACTGCAGCGAAGCCAGTTCCAAACTGGCCGGTAGAGCAGGAGACGCAGGCGTCTGGCGTGACGAAGCCTGCTGGCGCTTCGCCGGCACCAGAGGCCAGAAAGATCTCCGCAAACGGCAACGCTTTCGTCTCCGCTGCTCCAGCCAATGCTGGCGCCAAGCCAGCCATCGCTTACCGTGCTTTCCCAGGAAGCGGTGGCGTCAGGGGGCCTGCAGTTAACATCATACCTGGTCTGCGGCccccgcagctgcagcagccaaAGGGTAACGCCATGATGATGGACAGTGGCTACGGCAACTCGATGTACCGCCCCAGCAACATGAGAGGCTATGCCAGCATGTGCGACTTTGGCGGCATGAGCTCGACGCAGCCACCGGGCTTCATGTACGGTAATCGGAATGGTATGGCCAGCGGCTCCGGCTCCATGGGTGGGGGCCAGGACGGCATGGGTGGCTACGGCTCTATGGCTGGCGGCGTTTCGATTTACGGTGGGATGGGTTGCAAATCGATGGTCTCCTTGTACGGGATGGGTGGTTCGATGAACTGGATGTACGGCATGGGCGGCAACCCAATAGGCTCCCTATACGGCATGGACGGTCCGGTGGGCTTCATGTATGGCATGGGGTGCCCGACGGGTTCCATGTACGGCATGGGCGGCATGGGCTACATGATGGCCCGCTCCATGAGCTTCTCCTCCTACGGTGGCCAAAGCATCTACGGCTCGATAGGCGGCAACTCGCTCATGAAGATTGGTGACAGCGCTTACAGCATTGGCGGCATGTGGAGTACGGAGCCGGGCTCCCAGGTGCGTCGGCACCCCGACTGCGACATGCCAACTGTGGCAAAGGCTCTGCAGGACGACGATGAGACGCGCAGGTGCCTGGTTCCCACTACGGCAACAATGCAGAGGGGTGCGGACAACCAGCTGCCCATGAAAGGTGCTGCTACTGCCGCGACCAACGGCGCCAAGGCCGCAGAAGAGTACGAGAAGGTGGCGAGCGGCGACAAGTCGAAGTTGGAGGGGGACGACCACGTGGACGAGAGAGTGAAACAGGAGACTAAGTCGCGGGCGAGgtcctcgccgccggccGTCCTCAACAGCGAAGTCTCCGCTGCAAAAGCCAACGAGGACAAGGACGGGGTCACCTTCCGCAACGGTATCCGTGGCATCGTTATTGTCGAGAACGCCAAGAGCACAACGGTGATGGTGGAGAGGGCGGAAACGGGCTATAAGGTGTCCCTAAAACTGGCGTCTGGCGAGCCAGCAGAATGCAAGGTGAGCGAGGTGATGGAGGGCGCCGACGCGGACATGAGCAAATCCGCCGTACTGAACACTGTTTCGACACACCTGCTCAGCGGCCACAATGTCGCCTTGATCGCCGTcgacagagaagagaaaaTGTCGGCAGCCGTAGAGAATGCCATCGTCACATTCTACGCGGGATCGCTTGGGAAGCTGGTGGGAGACCACGAGTGGAGGGCAACCTTCTCCGCGGCAGCGATTTCGGGTGCGACCAACTACCGCGACCTGCAGGACGAcaaggcgacggcggcccTGCCGAAGGCCATCGCGCTCGGCTCCAACCCCATCTGCGGCGCCTGCATCATGGACCTCAAGAAGGTGATGATGAAGGACGTAGAGACGGTGGCAGTGCACGTGAAGGGTGTGCTTGCGAAAAAGACGCACCCGCGGGAGACCGTGCTCATGCAGGCCATCTTGCGCATCCGCATGGAGAAGGACTTGTTCATCTGCTCCATGAACGCCTACGTCGTGCGCGACAGCGAGACAGCGGAGGCCTTGGCGATCCTCGACGACCGCCGCGTGCCAGTTCCAGTGCTGCGCCCCGCCATTGGCGGGTCGACGTGCACGACCGCCGTCATGTTCCTCTccggcgctgccccggcggcggcggaggcagaaGCGATGCGCATCATGGGCACCCTGTGTGCGAAGGAGAGctcgccgcctcgcagcggTAATGTGCAGTGCTTCATCGAGTACGCGGACGAGCAGATCAAGAAGATCGGGGAGATGGAAAATCTCAGCAGCGCTGAGAAAGAccgctgcgcgcgcatgGTGAAGAGGATGCGGACAATGGCGAGCGATGCAAGGGAGCTGATCGGCAACATGGAGATGGAGCCAAGCGTGTACCCTATTCATAGCAAGAGCAGCGCCCCCAGCGTGGCCGCACTGGCAGCAGCTGACAAGGAGAGCAATGCCAAAGAGGCCGCTGCGCTGACCGAAGCCGCCAAGACGGGCGACATCGCCGCAAACAGGAAGCCGAAGCAGGCGGCCGTCCCCGACGGCAAGGCGCCGACTGCGGAGAAGCATGCACTGCACTCGAAGGCAGAcgctgcgacgccggcggcaccagcgagCCCCTTCAACTCAATCCACCGTCTAGCGTACCTGCAAGACGCCATTGCGCCGTCTATCGGAAAGGTGGTGCAGGTGATCGTGGACGGCGGGATGAAAGCGTATGACGTGGACGAGTGCATTGAACGCCCTGCCGGCGCAAATGTGCACGCCGTGGGAGAGTCCAACGAACTGAGGCGCATGGCGGCCTTGGTAGCCGCCGGCTTCAACGTCGCCCTGCTCGGCGCGGAGTTCACGGAGCCGACGCGACCGGGTGCGCAGATGACGTGGCAGTATGTGAGACTCTTGCTCACGTTGGTGCTCAAGTCTGCCGAGCCGGAGACGGCAACGGAGGCGACGCTGCACATGTCCGTGGTGCACGAGCGCGAGGTCCTGGCGGACCTGGGCTCCGGCGACACAGCACGACATTCCCTGGTGGTGGCCATGTCGCCCCTCTTTGGGCCTGTGGTGCAAGGCAGCACCGGGGTAAAGGCCAGCACGCCAGAGGAGttggaggaggtgatgagCAAGACACTCGCCAACGCCAAGCCGGCGCTGAAGGATGGCGCCATGATTGTGATGACAGCGGTGGTGCGACAGAACCGCCACGACGATGTGATGGTGGGCTCCGTCTTCGCCGTCTCGTCGGCGGACCTGCGCCCGTACAAGAGCATTCTTGAGCACAACCCGAGTTACTGTCGAACTCTCTTTTCTTACGCCCTCGGTGGCCCGTCGTCTACTGGCGTTCTCATCACAGCCTCCCGCAAGATGAATGCGCCGGAGCTGGCGAACGCGTTCAGCATGCAGCGCAACGTGGCTCACGTTGGAGTGCCGGCCTCGCGCAGAGGGAGCGTGAGGGAGTTTATCCAGTATGCACGCGGCTCGCTGGAGCGGCAAAAGAAGAAAGTGGCCGCGGAGACGGAGCCGGCagagaaggaggcggcggagaagAGTCTATGTCGCCTCGCGGAGAGCCTGCGCGACCACGAGGAGCTGTTGGCCAACCCGAAGACTGCTGAGGTCAAAGCCTACCCACCCGAGTCTGTTGCAGGAGTTGCGTTGTCGCCGACGGCAAGGGAGTGCCCGGGCCGcgcggcgacaccgccggaGTTGCAACAGTTTCTGGAGCGTGGCGCCGAGCTCCAGCGTGAGGAGGCACAGAAGGGCACCGCGAGGGTGACCCCAGATGCGGATCGAGCACCACAGCCACAAGAGGCCAAGTCCGAAAAGCTGCAATCACTGCAAGCGCATCAGACGGAGGAGCCAAAACTGCAGAAAGAAGAGTTGCGGAAGCCGCAGCccgccgaggagcagcagacacCACAGCAAGGGAACGCATTCAAGGAGGAGCCGCAGGAAGCCGTGCAGGACGACAACACACAGGCGGTGCAGATCCTGGCCGTCATCACAGAGGACATTTGCAGTGGCTTGCAGGTGAAAGAGGGGTGGTCAGtagagagcagcggcgagcaGCTCATCGTCACGGATGTCCAGGGGCCGCACAGCTTCCTGGTGGACGAGGTGGTAGTGCGGCAGAACCGCGGCTCACCCATCGACTCGACAGTGCTCGAGGAGTTGCGCCACCGTTTTTTGCAGGGCAACAATGTAGCCCTCCTCACCACTGAGGCTCGCGGCTCTATGGCGAGCCTGGAGATGGTGGACCGCACGGTGCGCCGCATTCTGGGCAAGATGCCGCCGTCCAACTCGCTCTTTATGTCGCTCTGTGCActgaaggagaaggagaacgCCGTGCTCGACACGCTCACCGACGGCGGTGAGTTCCAGACCGTTGAATTGAACGCGTCGCCCCTGTTCGGCCCGTCGATGGCCGGCGCCAACTTCGTAAAGGTTAGCATGGTGGAACAGTTCTCAAAGCTGATGGGCGGTGGCCTTCGCAAGTGCGGCCAGAgtcgcgcgtgcgtcgtACTGCAGCTCGTGCAGGTGGAAATTagggaggagcagcaggacgTCAACGTGTCCTCGCTTCTCGCTCTCATGTGCCCTGGCGACACCTCCATCTACCGCCACGCGCTGGACCAGCCAGTCAGGGAGCACGGGCTGCTCTCCCTGGTCTTCAGCGGTTCCTGTTACACGGTCTTCGCCGTTGGCCTGACGAGGCAGCCGATCGACGAGGGCTGCCTGATTCTCCCGCGCCTCGGGCAGGCCTTCAAGGGCTCGGTGCGTAACTTCAAGCCACGCGGTGGCAGTGTGAAGCGTTTCATTGAGCACACCAACAGAGTCGTCGCGTATATGCAGCAGAACTGTGagcgcaccacctccgacgaggagaaggcgaagatGCAGGGGTACATCGACGCGGTGAAGTTTATACTGGAGCAGTCCGAGGCCTACCTGGCGGACCCCGTTAACAAGATGCCGCCGAGCTTCCCCGACGTGCGCGAGCGCCGTAAGCGCTAG